From the genome of Streptomyces sp. V1I1, one region includes:
- a CDS encoding VOC family protein has product MPQPEGAELDAVLARREELRQRYLRPMSDRPPTTARGIHHVAFICRDVEETIRFYQEFLGFPLVEIVENRDYRGSTHFFFDIGHGNLLGFFDFPGHEHPPITETIGGVQHLALSVGAAEFDAARKALDEAGTDYLGPDRGVEDSLYIRDPNGVPLELYREQLGIFDGESIVSRTDGED; this is encoded by the coding sequence ATGCCTCAGCCCGAGGGAGCCGAACTCGACGCCGTCCTCGCCCGCAGGGAGGAGCTGCGCCAGCGCTATCTGCGCCCGATGTCCGACCGCCCCCCGACCACCGCCCGGGGCATCCACCATGTGGCCTTCATCTGCCGTGACGTCGAGGAGACCATTCGCTTCTACCAGGAGTTCCTGGGCTTCCCGCTGGTCGAGATCGTGGAGAACCGCGACTACCGCGGCTCGACCCACTTCTTCTTCGACATCGGCCACGGCAATCTGCTGGGCTTCTTCGACTTCCCCGGCCACGAACACCCGCCCATCACCGAAACGATCGGCGGGGTGCAGCACCTCGCGCTGTCGGTGGGGGCGGCGGAGTTCGACGCGGCCCGCAAGGCGCTGGACGAGGCGGGCACCGACTATCTCGGACCGGACCGGGGTGTCGAGGACAGCCTGTACATCCGCGACCCCAACGGCGTGCCGCTGGAGCTGTACCGGGAGCAGCTCGGCATCTTCGACGGCGAGAGCATCGTCAGCCGGACCGACGGCGAGGACTGA
- the aroQ gene encoding gamma subclass chorismate mutase AroQ encodes MLTTGAAATLLFTGAGTASAGPAVPQAAAVAAADVRSGPYSGVHIIADLSARRVATADLVAAAKYGTDSPIDDPAREKQVLDSVARQARDLGADPEATVRIFRDQIEASKLVQRALFRSWDAAPSRAPTERPDLAEVRKEINRINAALVQGIADSASARPAPYCDGLLIASAAHLRHERQLDALHTVALARSLRSVCGD; translated from the coding sequence TTGCTGACCACAGGCGCCGCCGCGACACTCCTGTTCACCGGAGCGGGCACCGCCTCCGCCGGCCCGGCCGTACCGCAGGCGGCTGCCGTCGCCGCGGCCGACGTGCGGAGCGGCCCGTACTCCGGCGTCCACATCATTGCCGATCTCTCCGCCCGGCGGGTGGCCACCGCCGACCTGGTCGCCGCGGCCAAATACGGCACAGACAGTCCCATCGATGACCCGGCCCGGGAGAAGCAGGTCCTCGACAGCGTGGCGCGGCAGGCCCGTGATCTGGGTGCGGATCCCGAAGCGACGGTACGGATCTTCCGTGACCAGATCGAGGCCAGCAAGCTCGTCCAGCGCGCCCTGTTCCGCAGCTGGGACGCGGCCCCTTCGCGGGCGCCGACAGAACGGCCCGACCTCGCGGAGGTACGCAAGGAGATCAACCGGATCAATGCCGCTCTCGTCCAAGGCATCGCCGATTCCGCCTCGGCCCGACCGGCTCCGTACTGCGACGGCCTGCTGATCGCCTCGGCAGCACACCTACGGCACGAGCGGCAGCTCGACGCGCTCCACACGGTGGCGTTGGCCCGCTCGCTGCGGTCCGTCTGCGGCGACTGA
- a CDS encoding acyl-CoA synthetase: MEYNLADLFESVVDVVPAREALVYIDHPGTGAERRLTYAELDAAANRVAHHLIDAGIRPGDHLGLHLYNGIEYLQTVLGCLKARVVPVNVNYRYVEEELVYLYRDADLVALVFDAEFTERVAAALPKTEKLRHLVRVGMPPDSAPQLAAVPFAQAEAAASPERGFGARSADDQFIIYTGGTTGMPKGVMWRQEDLFFSGLGGGAPTGEPVGSPEELAERVAAGGEGITFFPTPPLMHGTSTLTAFIGFNFGQRIVIHRKFVPEEVLRTIEKEKVTSVSLVGDAMLRPLIDALSGPMKGTDCSSMFSVSSSGAIMSETVRAQFAALVPNVMLLNNFGSSESGFNGTATDDSGPEKGFRLRVNARTAVVDPLTYEPVKTGEPGRIAQRGHVPLGYYNDPKKTAETFFRRGDERWVLLGDMAKVDEEGIVTVLGRGSQCINTGGEKVYPEEVEQALKSHPDVYDALVAGVPDSKWGNHVAAVVQLREGAPTPTLDDIQSHCRTRLAGYKIPRQLVIAPEIQRSPSGKADYRWARTVAVESAAQ, encoded by the coding sequence GTGGAGTACAACCTTGCCGACCTGTTCGAGTCGGTCGTCGACGTGGTCCCCGCCCGCGAGGCGCTTGTGTACATCGACCATCCCGGCACGGGCGCCGAGCGCCGGCTCACCTACGCGGAACTGGACGCCGCGGCCAACCGCGTCGCGCACCACCTCATCGACGCCGGCATCCGCCCGGGCGACCATCTCGGCCTGCACCTCTACAACGGCATCGAGTACCTCCAGACCGTCCTCGGCTGCCTCAAGGCCCGCGTCGTGCCCGTCAACGTCAACTACCGCTATGTGGAGGAGGAACTGGTCTACCTCTACCGCGACGCGGACCTCGTGGCCCTCGTATTCGACGCGGAGTTCACGGAGCGCGTCGCGGCCGCGCTGCCGAAGACCGAGAAGCTGCGCCATCTGGTGCGTGTGGGCATGCCCCCGGACAGCGCGCCGCAGCTCGCCGCCGTCCCCTTCGCGCAGGCCGAGGCGGCCGCGTCGCCGGAGCGGGGCTTCGGGGCGCGCTCCGCCGACGACCAGTTCATCATCTACACCGGCGGCACCACCGGAATGCCCAAGGGCGTGATGTGGCGGCAGGAGGACCTGTTCTTCTCCGGGCTCGGCGGCGGCGCGCCGACCGGAGAGCCGGTCGGTTCGCCCGAGGAGCTCGCCGAGCGGGTGGCCGCGGGCGGCGAAGGCATCACCTTCTTCCCCACTCCCCCGCTGATGCACGGCACATCGACGCTGACCGCGTTCATCGGGTTCAACTTCGGCCAGCGGATCGTCATCCACCGCAAGTTCGTGCCGGAAGAGGTGCTCCGTACGATCGAGAAGGAGAAGGTCACCAGCGTGTCGCTGGTCGGCGACGCGATGCTGCGCCCGCTCATCGACGCGCTGTCCGGGCCGATGAAGGGGACCGACTGCTCCTCGATGTTCAGCGTCTCCAGCTCCGGCGCGATCATGTCGGAGACGGTGCGCGCCCAGTTCGCGGCGCTGGTGCCGAATGTGATGCTGCTGAACAACTTCGGCTCGTCGGAGTCCGGTTTCAACGGCACGGCGACCGACGACTCCGGCCCGGAGAAGGGCTTCAGGCTGCGGGTCAACGCCCGTACGGCGGTGGTCGACCCGCTGACGTACGAGCCGGTGAAGACTGGCGAGCCAGGCCGGATCGCCCAGCGCGGGCACGTGCCCCTCGGCTACTACAACGACCCGAAGAAGACCGCCGAGACCTTCTTCCGGCGCGGCGACGAGCGGTGGGTACTGCTCGGCGACATGGCCAAGGTCGACGAGGAGGGCATCGTCACCGTCCTCGGACGCGGCTCGCAGTGCATCAACACCGGCGGCGAGAAGGTGTATCCGGAGGAGGTCGAGCAGGCGCTCAAGTCCCATCCGGATGTGTACGACGCGCTGGTCGCCGGTGTGCCGGACAGTAAATGGGGCAACCATGTGGCGGCCGTGGTGCAGCTGCGCGAGGGCGCGCCCACACCGACGCTGGACGACATCCAGTCGCACTGTCGCACCCGGCTGGCCGGCTACAAGATCCCGCGGCAGCTGGTGATCGCGCCGGAGATCCAGCGCTCGCCGAGCGGCAAGGCGGACTACCGCTGGGCCCGGACGGTCGCGGTGGAGTCGGCCGCGCAATGA
- a CDS encoding crotonase/enoyl-CoA hydratase family protein, translated as MGGTEHLTVQREGATLVLTLNRPEAKNALSLPMLVGLYDGWIEADEDDAIRSVVLTGAGGGFCAGMDLKALAGKGMEGEQYRDRLKADPDLHWKAMLRHHRPRKPVIVAVEGYCVAGGTEILQGTDIRVAGESATFGLFEVRRGLFPIGGSTVRLQRQIPRTHALEMLLTGRPYSAEEAERIGLIGHVVPDGTALEKALAIAEQINACGPLAVEAVKASVYETAELTETEGLAAELKRGWPVFDTADAKEGARAFAEKRRPVYRRA; from the coding sequence ATGGGTGGGACGGAACACCTCACCGTGCAGCGCGAAGGCGCCACACTGGTACTCACTTTGAACAGGCCGGAGGCCAAGAACGCGCTCTCGCTGCCGATGCTGGTCGGCCTGTACGACGGCTGGATCGAGGCCGACGAGGACGATGCGATCCGCTCGGTCGTGCTGACCGGAGCGGGCGGCGGCTTCTGCGCCGGCATGGACCTCAAGGCCCTGGCGGGCAAGGGCATGGAGGGCGAGCAGTACCGGGACCGGCTGAAAGCCGACCCCGACCTCCACTGGAAGGCGATGCTGCGCCACCACCGGCCCCGCAAGCCGGTGATCGTCGCGGTCGAGGGGTACTGCGTGGCCGGCGGTACCGAGATCCTGCAAGGCACCGACATCCGGGTCGCGGGCGAGAGCGCCACGTTCGGCCTGTTCGAGGTCAGGCGCGGACTCTTCCCGATAGGCGGCTCGACGGTGCGGCTGCAGCGCCAGATCCCGCGTACGCACGCCCTGGAGATGCTGCTGACCGGCCGGCCGTACAGCGCGGAAGAGGCTGAACGGATCGGGCTCATCGGCCACGTCGTGCCCGACGGAACCGCGCTGGAGAAGGCGCTCGCCATCGCCGAGCAGATCAACGCCTGCGGGCCGCTCGCGGTCGAGGCGGTGAAGGCGTCGGTGTACGAGACGGCGGAGCTGACCGAGACGGAGGGCTTGGCCGCGGAGCTCAAGCGCGGCTGGCCGGTCTTTGACACGGCCGACGCGAAGGAGGGGGCGCGGGCGTTCGCGGAGAAACGCCGCCCGGTGTACCGCCGAGCCTGA
- a CDS encoding Zn-ribbon domain-containing OB-fold protein — MTAAATPAPQTLRAPLVVEFPFTRSLGPVQSAFLTGLRERAVLGVKGSDGRVLVPPVEYDPATAEEIRDLVEVGVTGTVTTWAWNPAPRRDQPLATPFAWVLVRLDGADTSLLHVLDAPGPDAVRSGMRVRIRWAEERTGAITDIACFEPYDSEPTAHVTGHSGEFADAVTGIVTPARLDYTYSPGRAQSGYINALADRRTVGERCPSCRKVYVPPRGACPTCGVATDEQVEVGPRGTVTTYCIVNIKAAHTANLDIEVPYVYAHIALDGADLALHARIGGIPYDQVRMGLRVEPVWAEDGRHPDHYRPTGEPDADYDTYKELL, encoded by the coding sequence GTGACAGCCGCCGCCACCCCCGCACCCCAGACCCTGCGCGCCCCGCTCGTCGTCGAGTTCCCCTTCACCCGCTCCCTCGGGCCCGTCCAGTCCGCCTTTCTCACCGGCCTGCGCGAGCGCGCAGTCCTCGGTGTGAAGGGCAGTGACGGCAGAGTGCTCGTGCCGCCCGTCGAGTACGACCCGGCCACCGCAGAGGAGATCCGCGACCTCGTCGAGGTCGGCGTCACCGGAACCGTCACCACCTGGGCCTGGAACCCCGCCCCGCGGCGTGACCAGCCACTCGCCACCCCCTTCGCGTGGGTGCTGGTCAGGCTCGACGGGGCCGACACTTCCCTCCTGCACGTCCTCGACGCGCCGGGGCCCGACGCCGTACGCAGCGGCATGCGCGTCCGTATCCGCTGGGCCGAGGAGCGGACCGGCGCGATCACCGACATCGCCTGCTTCGAGCCGTACGACAGTGAGCCGACCGCCCACGTCACCGGCCACAGCGGCGAGTTCGCCGACGCCGTGACCGGCATCGTCACCCCCGCCCGGCTCGACTACACCTACTCGCCCGGCCGCGCCCAGTCCGGCTACATCAACGCCCTCGCCGACCGCAGGACCGTCGGCGAGCGCTGCCCGTCCTGCCGCAAGGTGTACGTGCCTCCCCGCGGCGCCTGCCCCACCTGCGGCGTCGCCACCGACGAACAGGTCGAGGTCGGCCCGCGCGGCACCGTCACCACGTACTGCATCGTCAACATCAAGGCTGCGCATACGGCGAATCTCGACATCGAAGTGCCGTACGTCTACGCGCACATCGCCCTCGACGGCGCCGACCTCGCCCTGCACGCCCGCATCGGCGGCATCCCGTACGACCAGGTGCGGATGGGCCTGCGCGTCGAACCGGTCTGGGCCGAAGACGGCCGCCACCCCGACCACTACCGGCCCACCGGCGAGCCCGACGCCGACTACGACACGTACAAGGAGCTGCTGTGA
- a CDS encoding thiolase domain-containing protein, protein MTRDVAIVAFAQSDHLRRTDELSEVEMLMPVLHEVLRRTGLQTSDIGFTCSGSADYLAGRAFSFTMALDGVGAWPPISESHVEMDGAWALYEAWVKILTGDADTALVYAYGKSSPGELRDVLTRQLDPYYVAPLWPDSIALAALQAQALIDAGATDEPALAGIAARSRAAASDNPHAQLKGSVPPGDYLVQPLRTGDCPPIGDGAAAVILAAGDRARELCDRPAWIRGMDHRIEPHSLGVRDLTDSPSTRLAAERAGAFDRPVDTAELHAPFSSQEVVLRAALKLDDRVRVNPSGGALAANPVMAAGLIRLGEAAARIHRGESDRALAHATSGPCLQQNLVAVLEGES, encoded by the coding sequence GTGACCCGAGACGTGGCGATCGTCGCCTTCGCGCAGAGCGACCATCTGCGGCGCACCGACGAGCTCTCCGAAGTCGAGATGCTGATGCCGGTCCTGCACGAGGTGCTGCGCCGGACCGGACTGCAGACCAGTGACATCGGCTTCACCTGCTCGGGATCCGCCGACTATCTCGCCGGACGTGCCTTCTCTTTCACCATGGCCCTCGACGGCGTCGGCGCCTGGCCGCCGATCTCCGAGTCCCATGTCGAGATGGACGGCGCCTGGGCGCTGTACGAGGCCTGGGTCAAGATCCTCACCGGCGATGCCGACACCGCCCTCGTCTACGCCTACGGAAAGTCCTCGCCCGGCGAGCTGCGCGACGTACTGACCCGCCAGCTCGACCCGTACTACGTGGCCCCGCTCTGGCCCGACTCCATCGCGCTCGCCGCACTCCAGGCGCAGGCGCTGATCGACGCGGGAGCCACCGACGAACCGGCCCTCGCCGGGATCGCCGCTCGCAGCCGCGCGGCAGCATCGGACAACCCGCACGCTCAACTGAAGGGTTCGGTTCCGCCGGGCGATTACCTCGTCCAGCCGCTGCGGACCGGGGACTGCCCGCCGATCGGCGACGGCGCGGCCGCCGTGATCCTCGCGGCCGGGGACAGGGCCCGCGAACTGTGCGACCGCCCCGCCTGGATCCGCGGCATGGACCACCGCATCGAACCGCACAGCCTCGGCGTCCGCGACCTCACCGACTCGCCCTCCACCCGGCTCGCCGCCGAACGCGCCGGAGCCTTCGACAGGCCCGTCGACACCGCCGAGCTGCACGCCCCCTTCAGCTCCCAGGAAGTGGTCCTGCGCGCAGCCCTCAAGCTCGACGACAGGGTGAGGGTCAACCCGTCCGGCGGAGCGCTCGCCGCCAACCCGGTCATGGCTGCGGGCCTGATCCGCCTCGGCGAGGCCGCCGCCCGCATCCACCGAGGCGAGTCCGACCGGGCGCTCGCCCACGCCACCTCCGGCCCCTGCCTCCAGCAGAACCTGGTCGCCGTCCTCGAGGGAGAGTCATGA
- a CDS encoding thiolase domain-containing protein, with protein MSKAATSKECVAVVGIGQTKHVAARRDVSIAGMVREAARRALQDADLTWSDIDAVVIGKAPDFFEGLMMPELYLADALGAVGKPMLRVHTAGSVGGSTALVASNLVAARVHSTVLTLAFEKQSESNAMWGLSLPIPFQQPLLAGAGGFFAPHIRAYKRRTGAPNTVGSVVAYKDRRNALKNPYAHLHEHDITLEKVQASPMLWDPIRYSETCPSSDGACAMILTDRAGAARAPRPPAWMHGGAMRSEPTMFAGKDFVSPQAGKDCAADVYRQAGIADPRREIDAVEMYVPFSWYEPMWLENLGFAAEGEGWKLTESGVTELDGDLPVNPSGGVLSTNPIGASGMIRFAEAALQVRGLAGEHQVEGARKALGHAYGGGSQFFSMWLVGAEPPTT; from the coding sequence ATGAGCAAGGCTGCGACATCCAAAGAGTGCGTGGCTGTCGTCGGCATCGGCCAGACCAAGCATGTCGCCGCCCGTCGGGACGTCTCCATCGCGGGCATGGTGCGTGAGGCCGCCCGGCGCGCTCTTCAGGACGCGGACCTGACCTGGTCGGACATCGATGCCGTCGTCATCGGCAAAGCACCCGACTTCTTCGAGGGCCTGATGATGCCGGAGCTCTACCTCGCCGACGCGCTGGGCGCCGTCGGCAAGCCGATGCTGCGCGTCCACACCGCCGGCTCGGTCGGCGGCTCCACCGCGCTCGTCGCCTCCAACCTGGTCGCTGCCCGCGTGCACAGCACCGTCCTCACCCTCGCGTTCGAGAAGCAGTCCGAGTCCAACGCCATGTGGGGCCTGTCCCTGCCGATCCCCTTCCAGCAGCCCCTCCTCGCGGGCGCGGGCGGCTTCTTCGCCCCGCACATACGGGCGTACAAGCGCCGCACCGGCGCGCCCAACACGGTCGGCTCCGTCGTCGCGTACAAGGACCGCCGCAACGCCCTGAAGAATCCGTACGCCCACCTCCACGAGCACGACATCACGCTGGAGAAGGTCCAGGCGTCCCCGATGCTGTGGGACCCGATCCGCTACTCCGAGACCTGCCCCTCCTCCGACGGCGCGTGCGCGATGATCCTCACCGACCGCGCGGGCGCGGCCCGTGCGCCGCGACCGCCCGCCTGGATGCACGGCGGCGCGATGCGCAGCGAGCCCACGATGTTCGCGGGCAAGGACTTCGTCTCGCCCCAGGCCGGCAAGGACTGCGCCGCCGACGTCTACCGGCAGGCCGGCATCGCCGATCCGCGCCGGGAGATCGACGCGGTGGAGATGTACGTCCCGTTCTCCTGGTACGAGCCGATGTGGCTGGAGAACCTGGGCTTCGCCGCCGAGGGGGAGGGCTGGAAGCTCACCGAGTCCGGCGTTACCGAACTCGACGGCGATCTGCCCGTGAACCCGTCGGGCGGCGTGCTGTCCACCAATCCCATCGGTGCCTCCGGCATGATCCGGTTCGCCGAGGCCGCCCTCCAGGTCCGCGGGCTGGCGGGCGAACACCAGGTGGAAGGGGCCCGCAAAGCACTGGGTCACGCCTACGGCGGCGGGTCGCAGTTCTTCTCCATGTGGCTGGTCGGCGCCGAGCCGCCCACCACCTGA
- a CDS encoding DUF397 domain-containing protein, with protein MAESTTTRQRFSGWDKPELDLSNADWQSSSQGTGDVQIAFVEGFIAMRNGGRPESPSLIFTPAEWRAFVLNARDGEFDLT; from the coding sequence GTGGCCGAGAGCACGACCACCAGGCAAAGGTTTTCGGGCTGGGACAAGCCGGAACTCGACCTCAGCAACGCCGACTGGCAGTCCAGCAGTCAGGGAACGGGAGACGTTCAGATCGCCTTCGTCGAGGGTTTCATCGCGATGCGCAACGGCGGACGGCCGGAGAGTCCGTCGCTGATCTTCACCCCGGCCGAGTGGCGCGCCTTCGTCCTGAACGCCCGCGACGGGGAGTTCGACCTCACCTGA
- a CDS encoding AAA family ATPase yields the protein MTRRAGRTRRRLFEREAELAAADEALSDLVGLRSDDVEPPERPRGALLAFAGHAGLGKTTLLAEVRRRAAAKGCTVLSARGGDQEQRVAFHVARQLIQPQLAGSSDAALRLQLGSWYAIVGPALGLCTAEGGAPPDPQGLRDGLDWVLTHIAVQRAPLVLVLDDAHWADPESLSWLAAFAPRAEELPMLLVVAYRPEELPDHARQFRGLPGRAGHRPIDLEPLTAPAVGRLVREQLGDDADDAFCRECWAVTAGNPFEAVELTAKVHDRGLEPNEVGAHLLRDLAADVKGSGLISRLESLGASTVRLAWAGAVLGTEIPPALAATVAGLGSEEAARAADRLRDARILTGSGTLEFVHPLIATAVYRAIPDAVRVALHGQAAWSVIDAGFGSTAAARHLMETHPEGDPWVVQHLRRAARETLRAGAPDAARRHLARALREPPPFGDRAAVLYELGCASLLTEPATTVNHLRAALEEPIADPALRQGIVYRLSQVLAHSDRLGEASDTLAREARLSADPRTRLRMQAEKFMWDAFRADEPDSPARSRRLARLADRLTGRDLTERYIIGLRGWDAMLRAEPAAVALGHAERALEGSLSWAVEDRGFEVPVLVALTFLYGDRPGRAEELFAAGTAEFERQGWRGAHLSFAYTLLAYIRYRRGRLAEAEDFVRAGLRLAERVGPRTPVEWYALGTLVEVLLARGRTDEAVRIAEDHAFGEPFPAAVTFPDSQTVYGELLLARGRPKEAAVELAAAGRRLDPRGMRNPAWCPWQLHLALAEAHDAPDRARGTALEAVHRARRFGAASAIGQALRVAAEVSGGTERTAFLEEAVAHLERSPAAYELARALVDLGTHLRRTGHPKEAAEYLYRGLEVAGQCGADGLADAARDELAAAGLRPRRLRAIETDALTARERAAAVLTAQGRDRAAVAAALHLDEQAVTRLLSAVYRKAGTDEAGLAEAVPEVLAEARGGGRGR from the coding sequence ATGACGCGACGCGCCGGCAGGACCAGGCGTCGTCTCTTCGAGCGCGAGGCCGAACTGGCCGCCGCCGACGAGGCGTTGAGCGATCTGGTCGGTCTGCGGTCGGACGACGTCGAGCCACCGGAGCGCCCGCGTGGCGCCCTCCTCGCCTTCGCCGGACACGCGGGCCTCGGCAAGACGACGCTGCTTGCCGAAGTACGCCGGCGAGCGGCCGCCAAGGGCTGCACGGTGCTCTCCGCGCGCGGCGGCGACCAGGAGCAACGGGTCGCCTTCCACGTGGCCCGGCAGCTGATCCAGCCCCAGCTCGCAGGCTCGTCCGACGCGGCGCTCCGGCTGCAGCTGGGGAGTTGGTACGCCATCGTCGGCCCCGCGCTGGGCCTGTGCACCGCCGAGGGGGGCGCACCGCCCGACCCGCAGGGCCTGCGCGACGGCCTCGACTGGGTCCTCACCCATATTGCCGTCCAGCGCGCCCCGCTCGTCCTCGTCCTCGACGACGCCCACTGGGCCGACCCGGAGTCGCTGAGCTGGCTCGCAGCCTTCGCGCCTCGCGCCGAAGAGCTCCCGATGCTGCTCGTGGTCGCCTACCGGCCCGAGGAACTCCCCGACCACGCACGGCAGTTCCGCGGGCTCCCCGGCCGCGCCGGACACCGCCCGATCGACCTTGAACCCCTCACGGCCCCGGCCGTCGGACGACTCGTACGCGAGCAGCTCGGAGATGACGCCGACGACGCGTTCTGCCGCGAATGCTGGGCCGTCACCGCGGGTAACCCCTTCGAGGCCGTAGAACTCACCGCCAAGGTCCACGACCGGGGGCTCGAACCAAACGAGGTCGGCGCCCACCTCCTGCGCGACCTCGCCGCCGACGTCAAGGGCAGCGGGCTCATCTCACGCCTCGAAAGCCTCGGCGCCTCGACTGTTCGGCTCGCCTGGGCGGGCGCCGTGCTCGGCACCGAGATCCCGCCCGCTCTCGCCGCGACCGTCGCGGGCCTCGGCAGCGAGGAGGCCGCCCGCGCCGCCGACCGACTGCGCGACGCCCGCATTCTCACCGGATCGGGCACCCTCGAATTCGTCCACCCGCTGATCGCCACCGCGGTCTACCGGGCCATCCCCGACGCCGTACGGGTCGCCCTGCACGGCCAGGCCGCCTGGTCCGTCATCGACGCCGGATTCGGCTCCACGGCCGCCGCCCGCCACCTGATGGAGACCCATCCCGAGGGCGACCCGTGGGTCGTCCAGCATCTGCGCCGGGCCGCACGGGAGACGCTCCGCGCCGGAGCCCCCGACGCGGCCCGTCGCCACCTCGCCCGCGCCCTGCGCGAACCGCCGCCCTTCGGGGACCGGGCCGCCGTCCTGTACGAACTGGGCTGCGCCTCTCTCCTCACCGAACCCGCCACCACCGTCAACCATCTGCGCGCCGCCCTCGAAGAACCCATCGCCGACCCGGCCCTGCGCCAGGGCATCGTCTACCGCCTCTCCCAGGTCCTCGCCCACTCCGACCGGCTCGGCGAAGCATCCGACACCCTCGCCCGCGAGGCCCGCCTCAGCGCCGACCCGCGCACCCGGCTGCGTATGCAGGCCGAGAAGTTCATGTGGGACGCCTTCCGCGCCGACGAGCCCGACTCGCCGGCCCGATCGCGGCGGCTGGCCCGGCTCGCCGACCGGCTCACCGGACGCGACCTCACCGAGCGGTACATCATCGGGCTGCGCGGCTGGGACGCGATGCTGCGCGCCGAACCCGCCGCCGTCGCACTCGGCCACGCCGAGCGCGCCCTGGAGGGCTCACTGAGCTGGGCCGTGGAGGACCGGGGTTTCGAAGTCCCCGTCCTGGTCGCCCTCACCTTTCTCTACGGTGACCGGCCGGGCCGTGCCGAGGAGCTGTTCGCCGCCGGGACCGCGGAGTTCGAGCGCCAGGGGTGGCGCGGCGCACATCTCTCCTTCGCGTACACCCTCCTCGCCTACATCCGCTACCGGCGCGGACGGCTGGCGGAGGCCGAGGACTTCGTACGGGCCGGGCTGCGCCTGGCCGAACGGGTCGGGCCCCGTACGCCCGTCGAGTGGTACGCACTGGGCACCCTCGTCGAGGTCCTGCTCGCCCGCGGGCGCACCGATGAGGCGGTGCGGATCGCGGAGGACCACGCCTTCGGCGAACCCTTCCCCGCGGCCGTGACCTTCCCCGACTCCCAGACCGTGTACGGCGAACTGCTGCTCGCCCGCGGCCGCCCCAAGGAAGCGGCCGTCGAACTGGCCGCCGCGGGCAGGCGGCTAGACCCACGCGGCATGCGTAACCCCGCCTGGTGCCCCTGGCAGCTCCACCTCGCACTCGCCGAGGCGCACGACGCACCGGACCGGGCCCGCGGGACCGCTCTCGAAGCGGTGCACCGCGCCCGCCGCTTCGGGGCGGCATCGGCGATCGGCCAGGCCCTGCGGGTGGCCGCCGAGGTGTCCGGCGGCACCGAACGCACGGCCTTCCTCGAAGAGGCCGTCGCCCATCTCGAGCGCTCACCCGCCGCGTACGAACTCGCCCGCGCCCTCGTCGACCTCGGCACCCATCTGCGCCGCACCGGCCACCCGAAGGAGGCCGCCGAGTATCTCTACCGCGGTCTGGAGGTCGCCGGGCAGTGCGGCGCCGACGGGCTCGCGGACGCCGCCCGCGACGAACTCGCGGCCGCCGGGCTGCGCCCGCGCCGGCTGCGGGCCATCGAGACCGACGCCCTCACCGCCCGCGAACGGGCCGCGGCCGTGCTGACCGCCCAGGGGCGTGACAGGGCCGCCGTCGCTGCCGCCCTCCACCTCGACGAACAGGCCGTGACCAGGTTGCTCTCCGCCGTCTACCGAAAGGCGGGCACCGACGAGGCGGGCTTGGCGGAGGCCGTGCCCGAGGTCCTGGCCGAGGCCCGGGGCGGCGGTCGTGGACGGTGA